Proteins co-encoded in one Pyxidicoccus xibeiensis genomic window:
- a CDS encoding ABC transporter ATP-binding protein, whose product MLRALLGRWRSSLRLLRPAHVEANRAKISVAQLGHQYANKVVALRDVDLNVRSGEFVCLLGPSGCGKSTLLYALAGQVTPTGGTVSIDRTPIHGPGPDRLLMFQEAALFPWLSVRGNITFALAAKGVPRSERKARADQYIRRVQLTGFEDTLPHQLSGGMKMRASLARALAMDPAVLLMDEPFGSLDAQTRIHMQELLQSIWLRTGKTVVFVTHDVHEALMLGTRVVLMAPRPGRVVRDLEVHLPMPRKPEDAGLNEMVRHVRGLLRDVEGPSVEETSARRTPARDDTAKPALPPHGMPRPAR is encoded by the coding sequence ATGCTGCGTGCCCTCCTCGGCCGATGGCGAAGCTCCTTGCGCCTGCTCCGGCCGGCGCACGTGGAAGCCAATCGCGCGAAAATCTCCGTTGCCCAGCTGGGGCACCAGTACGCCAACAAGGTGGTCGCCCTGCGCGACGTGGACCTCAACGTCCGCTCGGGGGAGTTCGTGTGCCTGCTGGGGCCGTCCGGCTGCGGCAAGTCCACGCTCCTCTATGCGCTCGCCGGACAGGTGACGCCCACCGGCGGCACGGTGTCCATCGACCGGACGCCCATCCACGGCCCGGGGCCGGACCGGCTGCTGATGTTCCAGGAAGCGGCGCTTTTCCCGTGGCTCAGCGTGCGCGGCAACATCACCTTCGCGCTGGCGGCCAAGGGCGTGCCGCGCTCCGAGCGCAAGGCCCGCGCCGACCAGTACATCCGGCGCGTCCAGCTCACCGGCTTCGAGGACACCCTGCCCCACCAGCTGTCCGGCGGCATGAAGATGCGCGCCTCGCTGGCCCGCGCGCTCGCCATGGACCCGGCGGTGCTGCTGATGGACGAGCCCTTCGGCTCGCTGGACGCGCAGACGCGCATCCACATGCAGGAGCTGCTGCAGTCCATCTGGCTGCGCACCGGGAAGACGGTGGTGTTCGTCACCCACGACGTCCACGAGGCGCTGATGCTCGGCACCCGCGTGGTGCTCATGGCCCCACGGCCGGGCCGCGTCGTGAGGGATTTGGAGGTCCACCTGCCCATGCCGCGCAAGCCGGAGGACGCCGGCCTCAACGAGATGGTGCGGCACGTGCGCGGGCTGCTGCGCGACGTGGAGGGGCCCTCGGTGGAGGAGACCTCCGCCCGGCGGACCCCGGCGCGCGACGACACGGCGAAGCCGGCCCTGCCTCCTCATGGAATGCCCCGTCCGGCGAGGTGA
- a CDS encoding ABC transporter permease → MKNYLQKLGMFVLLLGSWELVARLGIWSPHLFPGPVTVAKSLGAMLSDGRMAEATLRSLGRLGRAYVVSVGIGVPLGLLISRLTFFRNAVKPVVMGLQALPSICWLPLALLWFGLTDSAILFVVVMGSVLGIAIATEDAVSGVDPQLVRVASTLGVKGLRFQFGVLLPAALPGIVTGLKLGWSFAWRALLAGELLFVSGGLGQLLTVGRELMDVPQVMAVMVAIILIGITVDRVLFQTVEVKLRRRWGLAAMT, encoded by the coding sequence ATGAAGAACTACCTGCAGAAGCTGGGCATGTTCGTGCTGCTGCTCGGGAGCTGGGAGCTGGTGGCCCGGCTGGGCATCTGGTCCCCCCACCTGTTCCCGGGACCGGTGACGGTGGCGAAGAGCCTGGGGGCCATGCTCTCCGACGGCCGCATGGCGGAGGCCACCCTGCGCTCGCTGGGACGGCTGGGCCGGGCGTACGTCGTCTCCGTGGGCATCGGCGTCCCCCTGGGGCTGCTGATTTCGCGGCTGACCTTCTTCCGCAACGCCGTGAAGCCCGTGGTGATGGGGCTGCAGGCGCTGCCGTCCATCTGCTGGCTGCCGCTGGCGCTGCTGTGGTTCGGCCTGACGGACTCGGCCATCCTCTTCGTCGTCGTCATGGGCAGCGTGCTGGGCATCGCCATCGCCACGGAGGACGCCGTCAGCGGCGTGGACCCGCAGCTGGTGCGCGTGGCCAGCACCCTGGGCGTGAAGGGGCTGCGCTTCCAGTTCGGCGTGCTGCTGCCCGCGGCGCTGCCCGGCATCGTCACCGGCCTCAAGCTGGGGTGGAGCTTCGCGTGGCGCGCGCTGCTCGCCGGTGAGCTGCTCTTCGTCTCCGGCGGCCTGGGCCAGCTGCTCACCGTGGGCCGTGAGCTGATGGACGTGCCTCAAGTCATGGCCGTCATGGTCGCCATCATCCTCATCGGCATCACCGTGGACCGTGTCCTCTTCCAGACGGTGGAAGTGAAACTGCGGCGCCGCTGGGGCCTGGCCGCCATGACGTGA
- a CDS encoding ABC transporter substrate-binding protein translates to MRANRFLSPLLLAGLVALGAGCKKEPAAGSPEAPLRLGFFPNITHAQALVGNAEGAFGSQPGVGRLEVKQFNAGPAAMEALVAGSLDVSYVGSGPAINTFLKAGRELRIISGAVNGGAVLVVKSAKSAAELKGKKLGTPQLGNTQDIALRYWLKKQGLVTNLQGTGDVQIVPLSNPDILGQYLRGGIEGAWVPEPWGARMVAEGGGHILVDERDLWPERRFPTTVIVTTKKVLETQRPRIVALLRAHVRLTERWKEDPAGFTTAVNSAFGRLTSKPMPAPIIQEAFTRLEPSLDPVPSALATAAQHAKELGFTTDADINGLVDLSVLDEVRGAAAQ, encoded by the coding sequence ATGCGTGCCAATCGCTTCCTGTCTCCTCTCCTTCTCGCGGGTCTGGTGGCGCTCGGCGCCGGCTGCAAGAAGGAGCCTGCCGCCGGCAGTCCCGAGGCCCCGCTGCGGCTGGGCTTCTTCCCCAACATCACCCATGCCCAGGCGCTGGTGGGCAACGCGGAGGGCGCGTTCGGCTCACAGCCCGGCGTGGGGCGGCTGGAGGTGAAGCAGTTCAACGCGGGCCCCGCCGCCATGGAGGCGCTGGTGGCCGGCTCGCTGGACGTGTCGTACGTGGGCAGCGGCCCGGCCATCAACACGTTCCTCAAGGCGGGGCGCGAGCTGCGCATCATCTCCGGCGCGGTGAATGGCGGCGCGGTGCTGGTGGTGAAGAGCGCGAAGTCCGCCGCGGAGCTGAAGGGCAAGAAGCTGGGCACGCCGCAGCTGGGCAATACCCAGGACATCGCCCTGCGCTACTGGCTGAAGAAGCAGGGGCTGGTCACCAACCTCCAGGGCACCGGCGACGTGCAGATTGTGCCGCTGAGCAACCCGGACATCCTGGGGCAGTACCTGCGCGGCGGCATCGAAGGGGCCTGGGTGCCCGAGCCCTGGGGCGCGCGCATGGTGGCGGAGGGCGGCGGCCACATCCTCGTGGACGAGCGGGACTTGTGGCCCGAGCGGCGCTTCCCCACCACGGTGATTGTCACCACGAAGAAGGTGCTGGAGACGCAGCGCCCGCGCATCGTCGCGCTGCTGCGCGCGCACGTGCGACTCACCGAGCGCTGGAAGGAGGACCCGGCGGGCTTCACCACCGCCGTCAACTCCGCCTTCGGACGGCTCACCAGCAAGCCGATGCCCGCGCCCATCATCCAGGAGGCCTTCACCCGGCTGGAGCCCAGCCTGGACCCGGTGCCCTCCGCGCTCGCCACCGCCGCGCAGCACGCGAAGGAGCTGGGCTTCACCACCGACGCGGACATCAACGGCCTGGTGGACCTGAGCGTCCTCGACGAGGTGCGCGGCGCCGCGGCGCAGTGA
- a CDS encoding HAD family hydrolase, whose translation MRMERVEETLERIGQEAARAPGGVLAFDGDGTLWSGDVGDDLFLALLEHGDIRPEAHAALERLGAAHGMAPGLEVRELAHRLFAAFEAGRIPEKEVYEMVAWLFAGWRVEAVRAFARDVVAHRGVARRIQAETRRVVEWALGRGIPCYVVSASPLAVVQAAVVEVGLDPSHVLACTPREEGGTVLPSIIEPIPYAAGKVTCLRARTPQPLYAAFGDNVFDFELLAASRVPVAIRPKPRLRARAAELPSLVQLQPEE comes from the coding sequence ATGAGGATGGAGCGTGTGGAGGAGACGCTGGAGCGCATCGGCCAGGAGGCCGCGCGTGCGCCCGGCGGAGTGCTGGCGTTCGACGGAGACGGCACGCTGTGGAGCGGGGACGTGGGGGACGACCTCTTCCTCGCCCTGCTGGAGCACGGCGACATCCGCCCGGAGGCCCACGCGGCGCTGGAGCGGCTGGGCGCGGCGCACGGCATGGCGCCGGGCCTGGAGGTGCGCGAGCTGGCCCACCGGCTCTTCGCCGCCTTCGAGGCCGGCCGCATCCCCGAGAAGGAAGTCTACGAGATGGTGGCCTGGCTCTTCGCCGGCTGGCGCGTGGAGGCCGTGCGAGCCTTCGCTCGCGACGTGGTGGCCCACCGCGGCGTGGCCCGGCGCATCCAGGCCGAGACGCGGCGCGTGGTGGAGTGGGCGCTGGGCCGGGGCATTCCCTGCTACGTGGTCAGCGCCTCACCGCTCGCCGTCGTGCAGGCCGCGGTGGTGGAGGTGGGGCTGGACCCCTCGCACGTGCTGGCGTGCACGCCGCGCGAGGAGGGCGGCACCGTGCTGCCCTCCATCATCGAGCCCATCCCGTATGCCGCCGGGAAGGTGACGTGCCTGCGCGCCCGCACGCCCCAGCCGCTCTACGCGGCCTTTGGCGACAACGTGTTCGACTTCGAGCTGCTCGCGGCCTCCCGCGTCCCGGTGGCCATCCGCCCCAAGCCCCGCCTGCGCGCGCGGGCGGCGGAGCTGCCCTCGCTGGTGCAGCTCCAGCCCGAGGAGTGA